Proteins from a single region of Pseudopedobacter saltans DSM 12145:
- a CDS encoding glycoside hydrolase family 2 protein, which translates to MKKIVFIVYLLLFQMVVFAGERIKYNFNPSWKLYMGDVAGAESVSFDDSSWKKIALPHAWNEDDAFLKAIHEHSTGIVWYRKKFKIPAENKDQKVFLEFEGIRFGGEFYLNGKPIGRHENGVMAFGFDISDDLNFGEKENVIAVRIDNAWNYREKETNSTYQWNDKNFNANYGGIPKNVWLHILPKIYQTLPLYSNLKTVGTYIYANQFDIDKRLATLNVDAPVKNETSGARVLQLQVEVKDLSGKTVKEFVSDKVNIKSGETVHIKASERLENLNFWSWGYAYLYTVNTKILQGQKVIDNLETKIGIRKTEFKNGMVYLNDKVLMMKGYAQRTSNEWPAIGMSTSPWLSDFSNKLMVQSNANLVRWMHVTPWKQDVESCDRVGLIQAMQAGDAEKDVEGRRWEQRVELMRDAIIYNRNSPSIFFYECGNESISEAHMIEMKKVRDTYDPYGARAIGSREMLDSKNSEYGGEMLYINKSAGQPMWSMEYSRDEGLRKYWDEFTPPFHKNGAGPLYKGQDASDYNRNQDTHAIEDVIRWAEYWDQRPGTGKRVSSGGVNIIFSDSNTHFRGEENYRRSGEVDAMRIPKDGFYAHQVMWDGWVDPKNTGLHIIGHWNYAKGTVKDEYVVSTGDKVELFLNGKSLGFGEQSYHFLFTFKNVRFEAGELKAVSYNGKGEKLAEKILRTAGEPASIKLTKMGNPNGLKANGNDMVLIQFEVVDAKGNRCPTALNMVDFNVEGDIDWRGGIAQGPNNYILAKSLPVECGLNRVLMRTFEGKTGTVKITATSKGLKSASVTLTVDPVIIKNGLTLYSESAKLPVNLDRGPTPKENTVKVVREALDIVSVKAGANQETAKNSYDDNELSDWVNDGKLATAWISYVLKEEAPVSEVVMKLNNFRSKIYPLKIYVDNRLVFNGNSKKSLGYFTATFPPTKGKTVKIELGGSAKTEGKDYGAEVGGKKLDDGVTRDDVNTKGSLSLIEVEIYKKAI; encoded by the coding sequence ATGAAAAAGATAGTTTTTATTGTTTATTTATTGTTGTTTCAGATGGTAGTCTTTGCTGGTGAAAGGATTAAATACAATTTTAATCCATCATGGAAATTGTATATGGGAGATGTAGCCGGAGCGGAATCCGTTAGTTTTGACGATTCCAGTTGGAAGAAAATAGCTTTACCACACGCCTGGAATGAAGATGATGCTTTTTTGAAAGCCATTCACGAGCACTCGACAGGTATTGTGTGGTACAGAAAGAAGTTTAAAATACCGGCAGAAAATAAAGATCAAAAGGTATTTCTCGAGTTTGAAGGGATCCGTTTTGGAGGTGAATTTTATTTGAACGGAAAACCTATTGGAAGACATGAAAACGGAGTGATGGCCTTTGGTTTTGATATTTCAGATGATCTGAACTTTGGTGAAAAGGAAAACGTAATAGCGGTAAGAATAGACAATGCCTGGAATTACAGAGAAAAAGAAACTAACTCCACTTATCAGTGGAATGATAAAAATTTCAATGCGAATTATGGGGGAATACCAAAAAATGTATGGTTACATATCTTACCTAAAATCTACCAAACGCTGCCTTTGTATTCTAATTTAAAAACAGTGGGCACTTATATTTATGCCAACCAGTTTGATATAGATAAAAGGCTTGCAACCTTAAATGTCGATGCTCCTGTAAAAAATGAAACTTCAGGTGCGCGGGTACTACAGCTACAGGTTGAAGTAAAGGATTTATCCGGAAAGACAGTTAAAGAGTTTGTATCTGATAAGGTGAATATAAAATCAGGAGAAACGGTTCATATAAAAGCATCAGAAAGACTGGAGAATTTAAATTTCTGGAGTTGGGGATATGCTTATTTATATACGGTGAATACTAAAATATTACAGGGACAAAAAGTAATAGATAATCTGGAAACCAAAATTGGTATCAGGAAAACCGAATTTAAAAATGGAATGGTTTACCTGAATGATAAGGTTTTAATGATGAAGGGTTATGCGCAAAGGACCAGTAACGAATGGCCTGCAATAGGTATGTCTACTTCGCCATGGTTAAGCGATTTTAGTAATAAACTGATGGTGCAAAGTAATGCTAATCTGGTACGCTGGATGCATGTTACTCCGTGGAAACAAGATGTTGAATCTTGCGATAGGGTGGGTTTGATACAGGCTATGCAGGCCGGTGATGCGGAGAAAGATGTTGAGGGCAGAAGATGGGAACAGCGTGTGGAATTGATGCGCGATGCGATTATCTATAACAGAAATAGTCCAAGTATTTTCTTTTACGAGTGTGGAAACGAGTCTATCAGCGAAGCACATATGATAGAAATGAAGAAAGTAAGGGATACTTATGATCCTTATGGTGCTAGGGCAATAGGCTCCAGAGAAATGTTGGATAGTAAAAATTCGGAATATGGAGGAGAGATGCTCTATATCAATAAAAGTGCCGGGCAGCCCATGTGGTCTATGGAATATTCCCGTGATGAAGGCTTGAGAAAATACTGGGATGAATTTACTCCGCCATTTCATAAAAACGGTGCCGGACCTCTGTATAAAGGACAGGATGCGAGTGATTATAACAGAAATCAGGATACACATGCCATAGAAGACGTTATCCGCTGGGCGGAATATTGGGATCAGCGCCCCGGGACGGGGAAAAGAGTAAGTTCGGGAGGTGTGAACATTATTTTTTCAGATTCAAATACACACTTCCGTGGCGAGGAAAATTATCGCAGGAGTGGAGAAGTTGACGCCATGCGAATTCCAAAAGATGGATTTTATGCTCATCAGGTGATGTGGGATGGTTGGGTAGATCCTAAAAATACAGGGCTGCATATCATAGGGCATTGGAACTATGCAAAGGGAACGGTAAAGGATGAATACGTGGTTTCTACAGGAGATAAAGTGGAATTGTTTCTGAATGGTAAAAGCCTTGGTTTTGGAGAGCAGAGCTATCATTTCTTGTTTACCTTCAAAAATGTTCGTTTTGAAGCCGGGGAGCTAAAAGCTGTTTCTTATAATGGCAAAGGGGAAAAATTAGCAGAAAAGATTTTAAGAACCGCAGGTGAGCCTGCATCAATAAAATTAACCAAAATGGGAAATCCAAATGGTCTGAAAGCGAATGGAAATGATATGGTTTTAATCCAATTTGAGGTTGTTGACGCTAAAGGTAACCGTTGCCCAACAGCCTTAAATATGGTGGATTTTAATGTGGAGGGAGATATAGATTGGCGAGGTGGAATAGCCCAGGGACCTAATAATTATATCCTGGCTAAAAGTCTGCCCGTAGAATGTGGCTTAAACAGGGTTTTAATGAGAACATTTGAAGGCAAGACCGGAACAGTTAAAATTACTGCAACAAGCAAAGGATTAAAGTCTGCAAGTGTGACCTTAACTGTTGATCCGGTGATAATTAAAAACGGGCTTACCCTGTATAGCGAATCTGCTAAGCTTCCGGTAAATTTAGACAGAGGGCCAACTCCGAAAGAGAATACAGTTAAAGTAGTCAGGGAAGCGCTCGATATTGTTTCTGTAAAAGCTGGTGCAAATCAGGAAACTGCAAAAAACAGTTATGATGACAACGAATTATCTGATTGGGTAAATGACGGGAAATTGGCTACGGCATGGATCAGTTACGTTTTAAAAGAAGAGGCACCAGTTTCGGAAGTGGTTATGAAGTTGAATAATTTCAGGAGTAAGATATATCCATTAAAAATCTATGTTGATAATAGATTGGTATTCAATGGGAATTCTAAGAAAAGTCTGGGCTATTTTACAGCAACGTTTCCACCAACTAAAGGCAAAACAGTGAAAATTGAATTAGGAGGAAGTGCAAAAACAGAAGGGAAAGATTATGGGGCAGAAGTTGGAGGCAAGAAACTGGACGACGGTGTGACCAGAGATGATGTCAATACTAAAGGAAGTTTGAGTTTAATAGAAGTTGAAATTTATAAAAAGGCAATATAA
- the rhaM gene encoding L-rhamnose mutarotase, with translation MKIAFKMKLKEGFKEEYIKRHNLIWPELKELLKKSGIADYSIFLDEETNILFAVQQQNGQSSQDLGETEIVKKWWAYMADIMDANPDNSPVSVPLQEVFHLD, from the coding sequence ATGAAAATAGCATTTAAAATGAAGCTGAAAGAAGGCTTTAAAGAAGAGTACATTAAACGGCATAATCTTATTTGGCCTGAGTTAAAAGAACTTTTGAAAAAATCGGGGATAGCTGATTATTCCATTTTTTTAGATGAGGAAACCAATATCTTGTTTGCTGTGCAACAGCAAAATGGACAATCCTCTCAGGATTTGGGAGAGACAGAGATTGTAAAAAAATGGTGGGCTTACATGGCAGATATTATGGATGCGAATCCAGATAATTCTCCGGTGTCTGTTCCATTGCAGGAAGTATTTCATTTAGATTAG
- a CDS encoding glycosyl hydrolase, whose translation MNYRRNYLLALLIASALTGNAQTNVWPNVTKEMKPWTRWWWMGSAVDEKNIAASLKQYEHVGFGGVEITPIYGAKGFENKYIPFLSPQWLQMLKFSVDEAKAKGMGVDMNLGTGWPFGGPQVTADYAATKMIVQRYALKRKEKLAEKIVVKEAKQADARLQALRAIAPDGKQTDLMHFIAADGTLNWSPETENADIIAFFAGKTRQAVKRAAPGGEGYTLDHLDKKSVDVYLDRFNQAFAGKQPGVRAFFNDSYEVYGANWTPLFFQEFKKLKGYNLEDHLVELTDKSVQNERVARVKSDYREVMSQLLQHNFLDEFTGFAHKYNALSKNQAHGSPGNLIDLYAATDIAECETFGSSFFPIPGLRRDKEDVRNVDPDPMMFKFATSATHTHGKKYTSSETFTWLTEHFKTSLSQAKPEVEQLFLSGVNHVFYHGTTYSPEEAGYPGWLFYASVNFVPSNSFWPHLKGLNEYITRVQSVLQSTKADNEILMYWPIYDVWNNPKGLDMALKVHDVDEWLHPTAFYKQSLMLSNKGYSFDFVTDNILSNAKVVDGNISTNSNATAYKTLLIPESDLMSETTLESIISLAKNGAKIIFQSLPKDVPGLADLETRRAKFKQLITSLDFKSEGGLKRYRIGKGEIILSRDFVPALSSIVVNREELTDKGLKFTRRVENGNVYYYIVNHSKDDFNGFVKLNVQGNQVVLMDPEQGDAGEAEVNGAQVRLQIKSGQAFIVKVAKEKSALNKWRYLGQELAATKIETPWNLSFANGGPELPAARKLTTLKSWTEFGDEKANRFSGSGIYETTFNFSPKSQNEYVLDLGKVAESARVWVNGTEVGIVWGIPFEVRIGKYLKKGKNTLKIEVNNLMANRIKDLDEKGIEWRNYHEINFVNIDYKAFNAKDWKLMPSGLLGPVSIKAYQ comes from the coding sequence ATGAATTATAGAAGGAATTATTTGTTGGCTCTATTAATCGCATCTGCCTTGACAGGGAATGCGCAAACAAATGTGTGGCCTAATGTTACGAAGGAAATGAAGCCCTGGACCAGATGGTGGTGGATGGGAAGCGCAGTGGATGAAAAGAATATTGCGGCATCATTAAAGCAGTATGAGCATGTTGGTTTTGGAGGTGTGGAAATTACGCCAATTTATGGAGCAAAAGGTTTTGAAAATAAGTACATACCTTTTTTATCTCCCCAATGGCTGCAGATGTTGAAATTTTCTGTAGACGAAGCAAAGGCAAAGGGTATGGGCGTAGATATGAACCTGGGAACAGGCTGGCCTTTTGGTGGCCCTCAGGTTACGGCCGATTATGCAGCTACGAAAATGATTGTGCAGCGTTACGCGCTAAAAAGGAAAGAGAAACTTGCCGAGAAAATAGTGGTTAAGGAAGCTAAACAAGCTGATGCAAGATTACAGGCATTGAGAGCGATAGCTCCTGATGGAAAACAAACGGATTTAATGCATTTTATTGCGGCTGATGGTACATTGAACTGGAGTCCGGAAACAGAAAATGCAGATATCATAGCTTTCTTTGCGGGTAAAACCCGGCAGGCTGTAAAAAGAGCGGCTCCAGGTGGAGAAGGCTATACGCTGGATCATTTGGATAAAAAATCTGTTGATGTTTATCTGGATCGTTTTAATCAGGCTTTTGCCGGTAAACAACCCGGTGTTAGAGCCTTTTTTAATGATAGTTATGAAGTTTATGGCGCAAACTGGACACCATTATTTTTTCAGGAATTTAAAAAGTTAAAAGGCTACAATCTGGAAGATCATTTGGTTGAGCTTACAGATAAGAGCGTACAAAATGAACGTGTTGCTCGTGTAAAGTCCGATTACAGAGAAGTGATGAGCCAATTGCTGCAGCATAATTTTTTGGATGAGTTTACCGGATTCGCACACAAATACAATGCTTTGTCAAAAAATCAGGCACATGGTTCGCCGGGTAACCTGATAGATTTATATGCTGCAACTGATATTGCAGAGTGTGAAACATTTGGATCTAGTTTCTTTCCTATCCCGGGCTTGAGACGAGATAAGGAAGATGTTAGAAATGTAGATCCGGATCCAATGATGTTTAAGTTTGCGACATCGGCAACCCATACCCATGGTAAAAAATACACCTCTTCGGAAACTTTTACCTGGTTAACCGAACATTTTAAGACTTCTTTATCTCAGGCAAAACCCGAAGTTGAGCAACTGTTTTTATCAGGTGTGAATCATGTGTTTTATCATGGTACTACCTATTCTCCTGAGGAAGCAGGATATCCGGGGTGGTTATTCTATGCATCGGTAAATTTTGTGCCCAGCAATTCGTTTTGGCCGCATTTAAAAGGTTTGAACGAATATATTACTCGGGTTCAGTCTGTATTGCAGTCGACCAAAGCGGATAATGAAATATTGATGTACTGGCCTATTTACGATGTTTGGAATAATCCTAAGGGCTTAGATATGGCGCTTAAGGTTCATGATGTAGATGAGTGGTTGCATCCGACGGCATTTTATAAGCAGTCATTAATGTTATCGAACAAAGGCTATTCTTTTGATTTTGTTACCGATAATATATTGAGTAATGCTAAGGTTGTTGACGGTAATATCAGTACCAATAGCAATGCTACAGCTTATAAAACATTGCTGATTCCCGAAAGTGATCTGATGTCGGAGACAACCCTGGAAAGTATTATTAGTTTGGCAAAAAATGGTGCTAAGATTATATTCCAGTCTTTGCCTAAAGATGTTCCGGGGCTGGCAGATTTAGAAACGAGAAGAGCAAAATTTAAACAATTGATAACCTCCCTTGACTTTAAATCGGAAGGTGGGCTGAAGAGATACCGTATAGGTAAAGGGGAAATTATTTTATCTCGGGATTTTGTTCCGGCGCTTTCTTCCATAGTAGTTAACCGAGAGGAATTGACAGATAAGGGACTGAAATTTACAAGACGAGTAGAAAATGGGAATGTATATTATTACATAGTGAATCATTCTAAAGACGATTTTAACGGATTTGTAAAGTTGAATGTACAGGGAAACCAGGTGGTTTTGATGGATCCTGAGCAAGGTGATGCAGGTGAGGCTGAAGTGAATGGCGCACAGGTTCGTCTCCAGATAAAGTCGGGACAGGCATTTATTGTAAAAGTTGCCAAAGAGAAATCAGCTCTTAACAAATGGCGTTATTTAGGACAGGAACTAGCTGCAACTAAAATTGAAACGCCATGGAATCTCAGTTTTGCCAATGGCGGACCTGAATTGCCGGCAGCCAGAAAACTGACGACCTTAAAGTCATGGACGGAATTTGGTGACGAGAAAGCTAATAGGTTCTCAGGCTCTGGAATTTATGAGACTACTTTTAATTTCAGTCCAAAATCTCAGAATGAGTATGTTCTTGATTTAGGTAAGGTAGCTGAAAGTGCCCGGGTTTGGGTTAACGGAACCGAGGTTGGCATTGTTTGGGGAATACCGTTCGAGGTTAGAATAGGTAAGTATCTGAAAAAAGGTAAAAACACACTGAAAATAGAAGTTAATAATCTGATGGCAAATAGGATTAAGGATCTGGATGAAAAAGGGATTGAATGGAGAAACTATCATGAAATCAATTTTGTCAATATTGACTATAAGGCTTTCAATGCGAAAGATTGGAAGTTAATGCCTTCTGGTTTGTTGGGTCCGGTTTCTATTAAAGCTTATCAATGA
- a CDS encoding NACHT domain-containing protein — MINKKGLDWNKISWDVFQDLCIHFTQYELPELRFENYLKQGNDQKGIDLHSLKPNGGKYTFIQCKCEKKLFPGDLTNIVNQFTYNSLVDECSDFILITTADLQNSKSKKRQSELVKKLKNDFNIDLQFWDKNYLDTQLQKYYTVVEKYFGKLDADELCHSKNISYRPISEPKDYIDRQIERYNQPLLSIWDNDFTAIELEKLFVENRFSAKRMAILGEAHSGKSIEMQKVLHNLSASPLSYYPILIDLKELNVSEIDRCLQVNYPNWKTIPAKDIIIGLDGLDEVPTEKFLSQVKYIKAFAMENPNISLIICCRRLFFDHYEIENELRDFEIFELRPLNEHSIHKYLVQQLGSDIDHFYKKIYNAGIYDFLFSPFYLIQLVKSYKENSNQIPENKISLLDSFIDTTLQNTRRNIDGKLLKRQSVKYNNSIQKLAFALQLAGTNSFIDETIQLLFDDKEILLLQNSSIVNFKNNYWSFTNALYQEHLAAQYLINLPFKDIINLSTNGTQIKKIKTKWLQTITSLFSLIDEKGSLYKPLIEFIKQDNIEIIFKTEGTKFSSDQMITFLDLLVEKLNIYNNRLQLINDRVIASFINSQPKAKDHCIELIKQELPTPIKTVFTRVLRNVELSETQKENLKKMIFSEVFNTLDDFYANQLLELSAEFNLATKDFVYKLTQSSLNSKHEFRDGVYQNILKLKLIDEFYDYALEGIPVLIRHNQEIDHNGSYYFLEMLLASVKNTVNAKKLLISLNQTGHFEFFERSINKGLFLTTLNENLVKIYKSDITIIYPLLNLIKKIGREFTKSDYEELSNFFNETNSNSLALKILFPDIKRLDFWNFAYLLTEDCFDFIFNEYEEGNISLDKLWSIYVATDHYGNKDIANKFFSACKATTESHFLPKWNPIHDEYEKYSRLIDQNDLSYILNKGSFKKGIIKYFKAFGSDIISKNELYIDYNASPTKIKANSLIIYHFLKDRQPWDSIEKKLALQQLEKMDFEWFQVLKILGKYSTDFIQSNIPLYEIVKEYYYKKLPICIFESTYSIEISENGEIEHWHKTLEVKIAKIFSKFEFDTPEEILIKMICADNGGIKNFEHHSLNNTYSLSETILEKISNKNIELLKQSILDNIKLGISDMGVLENHIGLCRHLKIYDSKDIIYDILTKLFFENKYTSTSYSINDILEVYIELGGTVSDLIPLIKYIKNYNAYCFIYMAKKIGDSFSAEIAPILKIALYRDDTKEERKFEIAHTLINIGEIEGLTFLVSYLEIHKRISNRNLGEISFKKLDTRQILAQIDGICYFIVDDAQKVIHWTESGQGIVRNWILSLAEKSEEDLILVNDFLIEKSNHLSSKYKRYRDIHWYRLLALEKFRDFDSNYLDINQISKLVN, encoded by the coding sequence ATGATTAATAAAAAAGGATTAGACTGGAATAAAATTTCTTGGGATGTATTCCAAGACCTCTGTATTCATTTTACTCAATATGAATTACCAGAACTAAGGTTTGAGAATTATTTAAAACAAGGTAATGATCAAAAGGGCATTGACTTACACAGTTTAAAGCCTAATGGTGGCAAATATACTTTTATTCAATGTAAGTGTGAGAAGAAGCTATTTCCAGGTGATCTCACAAACATTGTTAACCAATTTACATACAATAGTTTAGTTGATGAGTGTAGTGATTTTATTCTAATTACTACTGCGGATCTCCAAAATTCAAAAAGTAAAAAACGACAATCAGAACTTGTTAAAAAGTTAAAAAACGATTTCAATATCGATTTGCAATTCTGGGATAAGAACTATCTTGATACTCAATTACAAAAGTACTATACTGTAGTTGAGAAATACTTTGGAAAATTAGATGCAGATGAACTTTGTCACTCTAAGAACATATCCTACAGACCCATTTCTGAACCAAAAGATTACATTGACCGACAAATTGAAAGATATAATCAACCTTTACTTTCTATATGGGATAACGATTTCACAGCAATAGAACTTGAAAAACTTTTTGTTGAAAATAGATTTTCGGCCAAAAGGATGGCAATATTAGGCGAAGCTCATTCAGGGAAAAGCATAGAAATGCAAAAGGTTCTGCATAATCTATCTGCCTCTCCCCTTTCATATTATCCAATCTTAATTGATCTTAAAGAATTAAATGTAAGTGAGATTGACCGATGCTTACAAGTTAATTACCCTAATTGGAAAACCATTCCAGCCAAAGATATCATAATTGGTTTAGATGGCCTGGATGAAGTACCTACAGAAAAATTTCTCAGTCAGGTCAAATATATCAAGGCTTTTGCAATGGAAAACCCCAACATAAGCTTAATTATTTGTTGTCGAAGGCTGTTTTTTGATCATTATGAAATTGAAAATGAACTACGAGATTTTGAGATTTTCGAGTTAAGGCCTTTAAATGAACACTCTATCCATAAGTATTTAGTTCAACAATTGGGTTCTGATATTGACCATTTTTATAAAAAAATTTACAATGCGGGTATTTATGATTTTCTGTTTAGTCCTTTTTATCTTATTCAATTAGTTAAAAGCTATAAAGAAAACTCTAATCAAATACCCGAAAATAAAATCTCCTTACTAGATAGCTTTATCGACACTACACTTCAAAATACCAGAAGAAATATAGACGGCAAGCTTCTTAAGAGACAAAGTGTAAAATATAATAATTCAATACAAAAATTAGCTTTCGCATTACAGCTTGCAGGCACTAATTCATTCATAGATGAAACAATACAACTTCTATTTGACGACAAGGAGATATTACTATTGCAGAATAGTTCTATCGTCAACTTTAAAAACAACTATTGGAGTTTCACAAACGCCTTATACCAAGAGCATCTTGCTGCTCAATATCTAATTAATCTGCCTTTTAAAGATATTATTAATTTGTCTACCAATGGTACTCAAATCAAGAAAATAAAAACGAAATGGTTACAGACGATAACTTCATTGTTTTCATTGATAGACGAAAAAGGTTCATTGTACAAACCACTTATAGAATTCATCAAACAGGATAATATTGAAATTATATTTAAGACGGAAGGAACAAAGTTCTCATCTGACCAAATGATAACTTTTTTAGATCTACTTGTTGAAAAACTAAACATCTACAATAATCGGTTACAACTAATAAATGACAGAGTTATTGCCTCTTTTATCAATTCTCAACCCAAAGCCAAAGACCACTGTATAGAGCTGATCAAACAAGAACTCCCCACACCAATCAAGACTGTTTTTACCAGAGTTTTAAGAAATGTAGAATTATCAGAAACACAGAAGGAAAATTTAAAAAAGATGATTTTTTCGGAAGTGTTTAATACATTAGATGATTTTTATGCAAATCAACTCCTTGAGTTATCAGCAGAATTTAATCTTGCTACTAAAGATTTTGTTTATAAACTAACTCAAAGCTCACTCAATTCAAAACACGAGTTTAGAGACGGGGTTTATCAGAATATATTAAAGCTAAAACTTATCGATGAGTTTTATGACTACGCTTTGGAAGGCATTCCTGTTTTAATTAGACATAATCAAGAAATCGATCATAATGGTTCTTATTATTTTTTAGAAATGCTTTTGGCATCAGTCAAAAATACTGTTAACGCAAAGAAATTACTAATTTCACTAAATCAAACAGGACATTTCGAGTTTTTTGAAAGATCCATAAATAAGGGATTATTTCTTACAACACTTAATGAAAATCTAGTAAAGATTTACAAATCGGATATTACTATTATTTATCCACTTTTAAACCTAATCAAAAAAATTGGGAGAGAATTCACTAAAAGTGATTATGAAGAATTATCGAATTTCTTCAACGAGACAAATTCAAACTCTTTAGCCTTAAAAATTTTATTCCCAGATATCAAAAGATTAGATTTTTGGAATTTTGCATATTTATTGACTGAAGATTGTTTCGATTTTATATTTAATGAATATGAAGAAGGAAATATTTCGCTAGATAAACTTTGGTCAATTTATGTTGCGACTGATCATTACGGGAATAAAGATATTGCTAATAAATTCTTCTCTGCATGTAAAGCTACCACTGAAAGCCACTTCCTACCAAAATGGAATCCTATCCACGATGAATATGAGAAATATTCGAGATTGATAGATCAAAATGATTTATCATATATCCTTAATAAAGGATCATTTAAAAAGGGGATTATTAAATATTTTAAAGCATTTGGCAGTGATATAATTTCCAAAAATGAATTATATATTGATTATAACGCTTCTCCAACTAAAATAAAGGCTAACTCGTTAATTATTTATCATTTTCTAAAAGATAGACAACCTTGGGATAGTATAGAAAAAAAATTAGCCCTACAACAGCTTGAAAAGATGGACTTTGAATGGTTTCAAGTTTTAAAAATACTCGGAAAGTATAGCACTGACTTTATCCAATCTAATATCCCACTTTATGAAATTGTTAAAGAATATTATTATAAAAAACTACCCATATGCATATTTGAAAGCACATATTCTATAGAGATCAGCGAAAATGGAGAAATAGAACATTGGCACAAAACTCTTGAGGTTAAAATAGCAAAAATATTCTCGAAGTTTGAATTTGATACACCTGAAGAAATTTTAATTAAAATGATCTGTGCTGACAATGGCGGTATTAAGAATTTTGAACATCATTCACTAAACAACACCTATTCGTTATCTGAAACTATTTTGGAGAAAATATCAAATAAGAATATAGAATTACTTAAACAAAGTATCTTGGATAATATAAAATTAGGCATTTCTGATATGGGAGTATTAGAGAATCATATTGGTTTATGTCGACATTTAAAAATTTATGATTCAAAAGACATTATTTATGACATTTTGACCAAACTATTTTTTGAGAATAAATATACTTCAACTTCATATAGTATTAATGATATATTGGAAGTATATATAGAATTAGGTGGAACTGTATCAGATCTTATCCCTTTAATTAAGTATATTAAAAACTATAATGCCTATTGTTTTATTTATATGGCTAAAAAAATTGGAGATTCATTCTCCGCAGAAATTGCCCCTATTTTAAAAATAGCTTTATATAGAGATGACACGAAAGAGGAGAGAAAATTCGAAATTGCCCATACATTAATTAATATTGGTGAAATAGAAGGTCTAACATTTTTAGTTTCTTATTTAGAAATCCATAAACGAATTTCAAATAGAAACCTTGGAGAAATCAGCTTTAAAAAATTAGATACAAGACAAATTTTAGCCCAAATTGATGGAATCTGCTATTTCATTGTGGATGATGCTCAAAAAGTAATCCATTGGACTGAATCAGGGCAAGGTATCGTTCGAAACTGGATCTTGAGTCTGGCAGAAAAAAGTGAGGAAGATTTAATCCTCGTAAATGATTTCCTAATTGAAAAATCAAATCATTTAAGCTCTAAGTATAAGAGGTATCGCGATATTCACTGGTACAGACTGTTAGCGTTAGAGAAATTCAGAGATTTCGACTCCAATTACCTGGATATTAACCAAATCAGTAAGTTAGTCAACTAA
- a CDS encoding Crp/Fnr family transcriptional regulator, producing MHKHYVNYLREFGYLPPDAEESLLHRIQLENISRSKVLLNPGEICRHLIFVKSGYFRIFESTADTSKTIDIVGPHKHLYIAESYLTQDSSALGIECIYDAEIVSLSFHEWNALLHFSNDYAQVIFKALLAENDFYRKQLAISGKGVAKQRYLLLKDRYPQIDLCIRQNYIADLLNISAIHLSRIKKEVLLKRSG from the coding sequence ATGCATAAACATTATGTAAACTATTTGAGAGAGTTTGGCTATTTACCTCCCGATGCAGAGGAATCATTGTTACATCGGATACAATTGGAAAACATATCCAGAAGTAAGGTTCTGCTAAATCCCGGGGAGATATGCCGGCATCTCATTTTTGTAAAGAGCGGATATTTCAGAATTTTTGAAAGCACCGCAGATACTTCTAAAACGATTGATATCGTCGGTCCTCATAAACACCTATATATAGCAGAAAGCTACTTAACACAAGATTCATCTGCACTTGGAATCGAGTGCATCTATGACGCAGAAATTGTAAGCTTATCATTTCATGAATGGAACGCTTTACTTCATTTCAGTAATGACTATGCCCAGGTAATTTTTAAGGCTCTGCTTGCCGAAAATGACTTCTACAGAAAACAACTGGCCATTTCCGGAAAGGGAGTTGCCAAACAACGGTATTTACTACTTAAAGATAGATATCCGCAGATTGATCTTTGTATTCGACAGAATTATATCGCGGATTTACTAAATATTAGCGCCATACATTTATCACGCATTAAGAAGGAGGTATTGCTTAAGAGGTCAGGATAG
- a CDS encoding helix-turn-helix domain-containing protein: MTTTFENRKMYYLFLGSLSRIEELLNTLLCMLVETKENLNQKTRLQDFKEKCLDKQEVLQLLKISGRTLYNLRKSNKLSEKVIGGKMYFNLSDVEKLMK, encoded by the coding sequence ATGACGACAACATTTGAAAACAGGAAGATGTACTATCTTTTCTTAGGCTCTTTAAGCAGAATAGAGGAGCTATTAAATACCTTATTATGTATGTTGGTAGAAACAAAAGAAAATCTGAACCAAAAGACTAGATTGCAGGACTTTAAAGAAAAATGCTTGGATAAGCAAGAGGTGCTTCAGCTACTGAAAATTTCTGGGCGTACATTATACAATCTGCGTAAGAGCAACAAATTATCTGAAAAAGTGATTGGTGGTAAAATGTACTTTAACCTATCGGACGTAGAGAAATTAATGAAATAG